Proteins from a genomic interval of Thermodesulfobacteriota bacterium:
- the ccsB gene encoding c-type cytochrome biogenesis protein CcsB gives MNVGILKIAVAVYLVATGLHLAYVVALKQAVRRWAAWATWGAFGLHTLGILVRFVEAGYTPITSLHEAMSFFAWCVVGLYLVLQVRFDLPSFGAFVSPIALSFVLAAVSLPSQIEPLPPALDSYWLPIHVMLIFVGDGAFALAAAAGVMYLIQERQLKNKKRMGKLFHRLPNLEVLDQVNYMCLTIGFPLLTVGIITGAVWAQQAWGTYWSWDPKETWSLITWFLYAALLHGRLTVGWRGRRAAIWALIGFASVLFTFLGVNFVLPKVFPSLESLHIYYTG, from the coding sequence ATGAACGTCGGGATCCTGAAGATTGCCGTGGCGGTCTACCTGGTCGCCACGGGACTGCACCTGGCCTACGTGGTGGCCTTGAAGCAGGCCGTGCGCCGCTGGGCGGCGTGGGCGACCTGGGGCGCCTTCGGCCTGCACACCCTGGGGATCCTGGTGCGGTTCGTGGAGGCCGGGTACACCCCCATCACGAGCCTCCACGAGGCCATGAGCTTCTTCGCCTGGTGCGTGGTGGGCCTCTACCTGGTGCTCCAGGTGCGGTTCGACCTGCCGAGCTTCGGGGCCTTCGTGAGCCCGATCGCCCTCTCGTTCGTCCTGGCGGCGGTGAGCCTGCCCTCCCAGATCGAGCCCCTGCCCCCGGCGCTCGACTCGTACTGGCTCCCCATCCACGTGATGCTCATCTTCGTCGGCGACGGCGCCTTCGCGCTGGCTGCGGCCGCCGGCGTCATGTACCTGATCCAGGAGCGCCAGCTCAAGAACAAGAAGCGCATGGGAAAGCTCTTCCACCGCCTGCCCAATCTGGAAGTGCTCGACCAGGTCAACTACATGTGCCTCACCATCGGCTTTCCCCTGCTCACCGTGGGGATCATCACCGGTGCCGTGTGGGCCCAGCAGGCCTGGGGCACCTACTGGAGCTGGGACCCCAAGGAGACCTGGTCCCTCATCACCTGGTTCCTCTACGCGGCGCTCCTCCACGGGCGCCTCACGGTGGGGTGGCGGGGCCGGCGGGCCGCCATCTGGGCACTCATCGGGTTTGCCTCGGTGCTGTTCACGTTCCTGGGCGTCAACTTCGTGCTCCCGAAGGTCTTCCCCAGCCTCGAGAGTCTCCACATCTACTACACCGGCTGA
- a CDS encoding bifunctional precorrin-2 dehydrogenase/sirohydrochlorin ferrochelatase: MPELYPLFLRLEGRPCLVVGGGEVAGRKVRGLLAAGAQVTVVAPEAGDEVRFLAGNGRLRWVPRGFEPGDLEGMVLAFAATSDPEVNRQVIAGGAARGTWVNAADDPEASGFHVPAVHRRGGLAVAVATGGAVPALAAWVRDRIARELPCGLEELVEVARQLRESTPPSDPKRFRALFDSGILEDLARGDREAAQSKVAEVFGKGE; this comes from the coding sequence GTGCCTGAGCTCTACCCCCTCTTCCTGCGGCTCGAGGGCCGCCCCTGCCTGGTGGTGGGCGGGGGCGAGGTGGCGGGGCGCAAGGTGCGGGGGCTCCTGGCTGCCGGGGCGCAGGTCACCGTGGTCGCGCCCGAGGCCGGAGACGAGGTGCGGTTCCTGGCGGGGAACGGCCGGCTCCGCTGGGTGCCCCGGGGCTTCGAGCCCGGGGACCTGGAGGGTATGGTCCTTGCTTTCGCCGCCACCTCGGACCCGGAGGTGAACCGGCAGGTGATCGCCGGGGGGGCGGCCCGGGGAACCTGGGTCAACGCCGCCGACGACCCGGAGGCCAGCGGCTTCCACGTGCCCGCCGTACACCGCCGGGGAGGCCTGGCGGTCGCGGTGGCCACCGGCGGAGCCGTGCCGGCCCTGGCCGCGTGGGTACGCGACCGGATCGCCCGGGAGCTCCCCTGCGGGCTCGAGGAGCTGGTGGAGGTGGCGCGGCAGCTGCGCGAAAGCACGCCCCCCTCGGACCCCAAGCGCTTCCGGGCGCTCTTCGACTCGGGCATCCTGGAGGATCTGGCCCGGGGCGACCGGGAAGCGGCGCAAAGCAAGGTCGCGGAGGTGTTCGGCAAGGGAGAGTAG